A window of Flavobacterium flavigenum contains these coding sequences:
- a CDS encoding sensor histidine kinase, producing the protein MIVLIIVASFLLASISIIQFKNEAKEYHQERLERKENAVKEHINYVLATTTYPLKTGNLDLIFKDKIHELAQIHKIEINIYSLNGKLLKSSKESFAVDKVAPPIPDFILKLVRSSIEKRFVDIKTINGVKNRSSYSLIKDEKFKPLGILNLPYLEDDGYYDNELNTFLIRLSQVYSFMLLVAFALAYFLSTYITKSLKTISDRLEETNLDQKNEKIVLEANSKEVNFLIKAYNGMVDKLETSAIKLAQSEREEAWREMAKQVAHEIKNPLTPMRLTVQSFQRKFDPNDPDVKQKMNDYSETLIQQIDTMTSVASAFSNFASMPAQQNETLNVVEVVELALDIFNEDYISFEKEEEEIISKMDRTQLIRVITNLVKNATQAIPESQFHKSIIVSVKRRDDNVEIAVKDNGIGIQKLDIGRIFEPKFTTKTSGMGLGLGIIKNIIENYKGTITFESAYGKGTTFTVSLPITNS; encoded by the coding sequence ATGATTGTATTGATTATTGTGGCATCTTTTTTATTAGCTTCGATTTCAATTATTCAGTTTAAAAACGAAGCCAAAGAATACCATCAGGAACGTTTAGAACGAAAAGAAAATGCTGTAAAAGAACACATTAACTATGTTCTGGCAACAACAACGTATCCTTTAAAAACAGGAAATCTGGATTTGATTTTTAAAGACAAAATCCATGAATTGGCCCAGATTCATAAAATCGAAATTAATATTTACAGCCTTAACGGAAAATTATTAAAATCATCCAAAGAGTCTTTTGCTGTTGATAAGGTTGCGCCTCCAATTCCTGATTTTATTTTAAAATTGGTTCGTTCTTCTATAGAAAAGCGTTTTGTTGATATTAAAACGATTAATGGCGTTAAAAACAGATCTTCTTACAGTTTAATAAAAGATGAAAAATTCAAACCTCTTGGAATTTTAAATCTTCCTTATTTAGAGGACGACGGTTATTACGACAACGAATTGAATACTTTCCTAATCCGGTTAAGTCAGGTATATTCGTTTATGTTGTTGGTTGCTTTCGCGTTAGCGTATTTCCTTTCGACTTATATTACAAAATCACTGAAAACTATTTCAGATCGTTTGGAAGAGACCAATCTGGATCAGAAAAACGAAAAAATTGTTTTAGAAGCGAATAGTAAAGAAGTCAACTTCCTGATCAAAGCCTATAACGGAATGGTCGATAAACTCGAAACCAGTGCGATTAAATTAGCGCAAAGTGAGCGTGAAGAAGCCTGGCGCGAAATGGCAAAACAGGTTGCGCACGAAATTAAAAATCCGCTTACGCCAATGCGTTTAACGGTGCAGAGTTTTCAGCGGAAGTTTGATCCGAATGATCCTGATGTTAAGCAGAAGATGAACGATTATTCTGAAACCTTGATTCAGCAGATTGATACGATGACATCTGTGGCTTCCGCATTTTCAAACTTTGCTTCGATGCCGGCTCAGCAAAATGAAACATTAAATGTAGTTGAGGTTGTCGAACTGGCACTGGATATTTTCAACGAAGATTATATTTCTTTCGAAAAAGAAGAGGAAGAAATCATTTCCAAAATGGATCGTACCCAATTGATCCGTGTGATTACCAATCTGGTAAAAAATGCGACTCAGGCGATTCCCGAAAGTCAATTTCACAAATCAATAATTGTTTCTGTAAAACGCCGTGACGACAATGTAGAAATTGCGGTTAAAGACAACGGAATCGGAATTCAAAAGCTGGATATTGGCCGAATATTTGAACCTAAGTTTACGACCAAAACCAGCGGAATGGGACTTGGTCTCGGAATTATAAAAAACATCATCGAAAATTACAAAGGAACAATTACCTTTGAGTCAGCTTACGGAAAAGGTACTACATTTACAGTTTCCCTGCCTATCACCAACTCTTAA
- a CDS encoding metal-dependent transcriptional regulator, translating into MTFSEENYLKAIYHLTASLETEVSTNAIAEIMETKASSVTDMLKKLSEKDLVNYKKYQGVSLTENGKLAAKMIVRKHRLWEVFLVEKLNFSWDEVHEIAEQLEHIKSEQLINRLDDFLGNPTEDPHGDPIPDANGRIIKIEKQLLSELSENQIGICVGVKDTSSEFLKYLDKQEIALGSKIEFLSKESFDLSVKIKIDNRELSISNKIASNLFVKLV; encoded by the coding sequence ATGACCTTTTCAGAAGAAAACTACCTTAAAGCGATATATCACCTGACTGCTTCCCTGGAAACAGAAGTGAGTACAAATGCTATTGCCGAAATAATGGAAACTAAAGCTTCCTCTGTTACGGATATGCTGAAAAAGCTGTCTGAAAAAGATTTGGTAAATTATAAAAAATATCAGGGAGTATCATTAACCGAAAATGGAAAACTGGCGGCCAAAATGATTGTGAGAAAACATCGCCTATGGGAAGTCTTTTTAGTAGAAAAATTAAATTTCAGCTGGGATGAAGTTCACGAAATTGCAGAACAACTCGAACACATTAAGTCAGAACAATTGATTAACCGTCTGGATGATTTTCTCGGAAATCCAACGGAAGACCCTCATGGAGATCCGATTCCGGATGCCAATGGACGAATTATTAAAATTGAAAAACAATTGCTTTCTGAATTGTCCGAAAATCAAATTGGTATTTGCGTAGGCGTAAAAGACACTTCTTCAGAATTCCTGAAATATCTGGACAAACAGGAAATTGCCTTAGGTTCTAAAATTGAATTCTTATCGAAAGAATCTTTTGATTTGTCTGTGAAAATTAAAATTGACAACAGAGAATTGTCTATTTCGAACAAAATAGCTTCTAACTTATTTGTCAAACTGGTTTAG
- a CDS encoding enoyl-CoA hydratase/isomerase family protein, whose product MNYKNILISIEEKIATVTINRPEKLNALNKATITDLSEAIKLLNKDEDVRVIILTGSGEKAFVAGADISEFANYTVVEGAQLAAEGQESLFDYIENLRKPVIAAVNGFALGGGLELAMACHFRVASVNAKMGLPEVSLGLIPGYGGTQRLPQLIGKGRAMEMIMTAAMISAEEAKQYGLVNHVVPLTELLTFTSVIAHKIIKNAPFAIGKAIKAINANFEDGKNGFDTEIKSFGECFGTQDFKEGTTAFLKKRKAEFTGK is encoded by the coding sequence ATGAACTACAAAAATATTTTAATTTCTATTGAAGAAAAAATTGCTACAGTAACGATTAACAGACCTGAAAAGCTCAATGCTTTAAACAAGGCAACTATAACTGATCTTAGCGAGGCTATTAAATTATTAAATAAAGATGAAGATGTTCGGGTTATCATTTTGACAGGAAGCGGCGAAAAAGCTTTTGTAGCCGGAGCTGACATTTCTGAATTTGCCAATTATACTGTTGTTGAAGGTGCACAATTAGCTGCGGAAGGACAGGAGTCACTTTTTGATTACATCGAAAATTTAAGGAAACCTGTGATTGCTGCTGTGAATGGGTTTGCATTAGGAGGCGGATTAGAGTTGGCTATGGCCTGTCATTTCAGGGTAGCTTCGGTTAATGCCAAAATGGGTTTGCCGGAAGTATCTCTAGGATTAATTCCGGGTTACGGAGGAACACAGCGCCTGCCTCAATTAATAGGGAAAGGACGTGCGATGGAAATGATTATGACCGCAGCAATGATTTCTGCAGAAGAAGCAAAACAATACGGTTTAGTGAACCATGTAGTGCCTCTGACAGAATTATTAACGTTTACAAGTGTAATCGCCCATAAAATCATTAAAAATGCTCCTTTTGCTATTGGAAAAGCGATAAAAGCCATCAATGCTAATTTTGAAGATGGTAAGAATGGTTTTGATACCGAAATAAAATCTTTTGGAGAGTGTTTCGGAACTCAGGATTTTAAAGAAGGAACTACTGCCTTTTTAAAGAAAAGAAAAGCGGAGTTTACAGGAAAATAA
- a CDS encoding MerC family mercury resistance protein — protein sequence MKKITTPFYDILGASTATICLIHCLLFPLLTILPLGLNHDPVIDLVFASIGAFAIFKIIKKSSVLVSVILLVSMSLIWISILGEMLFEIHIDLIYFGGIGIIIGHLLNYKLHKKQHH from the coding sequence ATGAAGAAAATTACAACACCTTTTTACGATATTTTAGGAGCGTCAACAGCAACCATTTGTTTAATACATTGTTTGCTATTTCCGCTGTTAACAATTCTGCCTTTGGGGCTAAATCATGATCCTGTAATTGATTTAGTATTTGCTTCAATTGGTGCTTTTGCTATTTTCAAAATTATAAAAAAATCATCGGTTTTAGTGTCTGTGATTTTACTTGTTTCGATGAGTTTGATTTGGATTAGTATTTTAGGCGAGATGCTATTTGAAATTCATATCGACTTAATTTACTTCGGAGGCATCGGAATTATTATTGGGCATTTATTGAATTACAAATTACACAAAAAACAACATCATTAA
- a CDS encoding NAD(P)/FAD-dependent oxidoreductase: MNQKNFEVVIIGGSYSGLSAAMSLGRSLRQVLVIDSGLPCNRQTPHSHNFITHDGETPAAISAKARLQVGSYKTVHFYEGLAIEAVKKQNGFEIKTESGELFTSKKLLFATGVKDLFPKIKGFEECWGISVLHCPYCHGYEVKNEKTAIVANGEMGFEYAKLISNWTKNLQLCTNGKSQLNSEQTQILKNHGISILEEEIVSFEHTSAYISNIVFKNGEKIPVKAVYSRPAFEQHCPLPQILGCVISEQGFIKVDFVHKTTVPGIYASGDATTQMRSVALAVSSGSVAGAAINKELIDEDF; the protein is encoded by the coding sequence ATGAATCAGAAAAATTTCGAAGTGGTTATCATTGGAGGTAGTTACAGCGGATTGTCAGCAGCAATGAGTTTAGGGCGTTCTTTGCGTCAGGTTTTGGTTATTGATAGTGGTTTGCCTTGTAACAGACAAACGCCGCATTCTCATAATTTTATCACGCATGATGGCGAAACTCCGGCTGCAATTTCGGCGAAAGCCAGATTACAAGTTGGCTCTTACAAGACAGTTCATTTTTATGAAGGACTTGCCATTGAAGCTGTTAAGAAACAAAATGGTTTCGAAATCAAAACAGAATCAGGAGAACTATTTACTTCAAAAAAGTTATTATTCGCTACAGGAGTTAAAGATTTGTTTCCAAAGATAAAAGGTTTCGAAGAATGTTGGGGCATCTCAGTTTTACATTGTCCGTATTGTCATGGTTATGAAGTCAAAAATGAAAAGACAGCTATTGTTGCCAATGGCGAGATGGGTTTTGAATATGCAAAACTGATTTCGAACTGGACAAAAAATCTTCAGTTATGTACGAACGGTAAATCTCAATTGAATTCTGAGCAAACACAAATTCTTAAAAATCATGGTATTTCGATTTTGGAAGAAGAAATAGTTTCTTTCGAACATACTTCAGCCTATATTTCGAATATTGTTTTCAAGAACGGAGAAAAGATTCCTGTAAAAGCAGTTTATTCCAGACCAGCCTTTGAACAGCATTGTCCTTTACCTCAAATTTTAGGTTGTGTAATCAGCGAACAAGGATTTATAAAAGTCGATTTTGTACATAAGACAACTGTTCCAGGCATTTACGCCAGTGGTGATGCTACTACTCAAATGCGTTCTGTGGCTTTGGCGGTTTCTTCCGGATCTGTTGCAGGAGCAGCCATCAACAAAGAACTTATCGACGAGGATTTTTAA
- a CDS encoding Nramp family divalent metal transporter, with product MAKSLEEVHESVATENKKTGFRKILAFLGPAYLVSVGYMDPGNWATDLAGGSQFGYTLVWVLLMSNLMALLLQSLSARLGIVTQRDLAQASRETYSKPINYILYFLAEIAIAACDLAEVLGMAIGINLLFGIPLLEAVLITVLDTFILLFLINKGIKKMEAFIIALVAIIGFSFIFEMIFAEPEMHKVLEGLIPSIPNSAALYIAIGIIGATVMPHNLYLHSSLVQTRKFDRTPVGIKQALKYNFIDSTIALNLAFFVNAAILILAAATFHKNGMYEVAEIQDAHQFLEPLLGTKWAPALFAIALIAAGQSSTITGTLAGQIVMEGYLHFRIQPWVRRIITRLIAIIPAVIVILIYGESVTGKLLILSQVILSLQLGFAIIPLIHFVSDKSKMNGFHISKLTQVVSWIIALIIVSLNAKLVYDEITSWLETSDNPIVLWLTVVPLAVGLLALLLYIVFKPFIAKVKSKTLNHSPHNLQLQFTPRESQSIKNIAVSVDFSNADSVALNKAFELGGLQAQYTLIHVVETVGALMYGVHIHDHETTIDEKLLLEYKEMLSDKGFKIETVLGFGKPNSVIPKIINEGNFDILVMGTHGHTGLKDVLFGTTVDKLRHKISIPLLIVK from the coding sequence ATGGCAAAATCATTAGAAGAGGTTCATGAATCGGTTGCAACCGAAAATAAAAAAACAGGATTTAGAAAAATTCTTGCCTTTTTAGGTCCGGCCTATTTAGTAAGTGTGGGCTATATGGATCCAGGAAACTGGGCAACGGATCTGGCTGGTGGAAGCCAGTTTGGATATACTCTTGTATGGGTTTTGCTCATGAGCAATTTAATGGCCTTACTCCTGCAGAGCTTAAGTGCCCGTCTTGGAATCGTGACACAGCGAGATCTCGCACAGGCATCAAGAGAAACGTATTCAAAACCGATTAACTACATTTTATATTTTCTGGCTGAAATTGCTATTGCCGCCTGCGATTTGGCTGAAGTTCTCGGAATGGCAATCGGAATTAATTTGCTTTTCGGCATTCCTCTTTTAGAAGCTGTTTTGATTACTGTTTTAGACACGTTTATATTGCTTTTCCTGATTAATAAAGGAATTAAAAAGATGGAAGCCTTCATTATAGCTTTAGTAGCGATTATTGGATTTTCATTTATTTTCGAAATGATTTTTGCAGAGCCTGAAATGCATAAGGTTTTAGAAGGATTAATTCCTTCTATCCCAAATTCAGCAGCTTTATATATCGCCATTGGAATTATAGGTGCAACGGTTATGCCACACAATCTTTATCTCCACTCTTCTTTGGTACAAACACGAAAATTCGACAGAACTCCGGTCGGAATCAAGCAAGCTTTAAAATATAACTTTATTGATTCAACAATTGCCTTAAATCTAGCCTTCTTTGTAAATGCGGCAATTTTAATTCTCGCCGCAGCCACTTTTCACAAAAACGGAATGTACGAAGTTGCAGAGATTCAGGATGCGCATCAATTTCTGGAACCGCTTTTAGGAACTAAATGGGCGCCGGCTCTGTTTGCTATTGCGCTCATTGCTGCCGGACAAAGTTCTACAATAACAGGTACGCTGGCCGGACAAATTGTAATGGAAGGATATCTTCATTTCAGGATACAGCCCTGGGTTCGTCGAATTATTACGCGTTTGATTGCGATCATTCCGGCTGTTATCGTTATTTTAATTTATGGTGAAAGCGTAACAGGAAAACTATTGATCTTAAGCCAAGTGATTTTGAGTCTTCAGTTGGGATTTGCCATCATTCCGTTAATTCATTTTGTGAGCGATAAATCCAAAATGAATGGTTTTCATATCTCTAAACTTACACAGGTGGTTTCCTGGATTATTGCTTTAATAATTGTGTCACTTAATGCTAAATTAGTATACGATGAAATTACTTCCTGGCTTGAAACTTCAGACAATCCAATTGTTTTATGGCTTACTGTGGTGCCATTAGCAGTGGGGCTATTAGCATTGTTGCTTTACATTGTCTTTAAACCTTTCATTGCGAAAGTAAAATCAAAAACATTAAACCATTCGCCTCACAATCTTCAGCTTCAATTTACACCCAGGGAAAGTCAAAGCATTAAAAATATTGCTGTTTCTGTAGATTTTTCGAATGCTGATAGCGTTGCCCTGAATAAAGCTTTTGAATTAGGAGGACTACAGGCACAATATACACTTATACATGTTGTTGAAACGGTTGGTGCTTTGATGTATGGCGTCCATATACATGACCATGAAACTACGATTGACGAAAAATTATTATTAGAATATAAAGAAATGCTTTCTGATAAAGGATTTAAGATCGAAACTGTATTAGGTTTTGGAAAACCAAACTCCGTAATACCGAAAATCATAAATGAAGGCAATTTTGATATACTGGTTATGGGAACCCACGGCCACACTGGTTTAAAAGATGTTTTATTTGGTACAACAGTAGACAAACTGAGACATAAAATTTCAATACCTTTGTTGATTGTTAAATGA
- a CDS encoding TonB-dependent receptor — protein sequence MKYLFLTILIISAKSVFSQNISGKVESKSYNDLEINIHLLNTAFKTQTDSLGFYQLLNIPKGTYKIQVTSTGFKPQTQKISIVDEQDLILNFELKEDKNELNEVVVSGTLKPVKRLESAVPVEVYSPAFFKKNPTPSIYDALQNINGVRPQLNCGVCNTGDIHINGLEGPYTLVLIDGMPIVSSLSTVYGLSGIPNSLVERIEIVKGPASSLYGSEAVGGLINIITKNPTNAPVFSADYFTTSYFESNLDLGMKFNAGEKAISILGVNYFNYDQIIDKDHDNFTDVTLSERISVFNKWSFQRNNNRLFTIAARGMYEDRWGGDARWEKKFRGGDEIYGESIYTKRGELIGSYELPFEEKLMLSFSGNVHYQDSRYGTTSYIANQKIGFLQLTWDKKLGRNDLLAGIAGRYTYYDDNTPATKEAENTWLPGVFVQDEITFSPKSQVLLGMRYDYNSIHGSILTPRIAYRFKANENTIFRLNAGTGFRVVNLFTEDHAALTGSRDVVIANNLNPEQSVNVNFNYIQKINFDNGTFMGIETTAFYTRFSNKIISDYESDPNKIIYDNIDGYALSQGISTNIDLNFPSGLKFIVGATLLDNKNVENGISETPFLTEKFTGTWSVSYKIQPWNLSLDYTGNLYSPMKLPLLSENDPRSPKSPWYSIQNIQFTFSGWKNFEIYGGIKNLLNFTPKQKNPFLISRTNDPFDKNVQYDSDGKVLVTADNPYGLTFDTTYVYGQNQTIRGFWGLRYTFR from the coding sequence ATGAAATATTTATTTTTGACAATATTAATAATTTCAGCTAAAAGTGTTTTTTCTCAAAATATTTCCGGGAAAGTAGAATCTAAATCTTATAATGACCTGGAAATCAACATTCATTTACTGAATACAGCATTTAAAACCCAAACCGATTCCTTAGGATTTTATCAGCTTCTAAATATTCCGAAAGGAACTTACAAAATACAAGTAACCTCGACTGGATTCAAACCACAAACCCAAAAAATTTCGATTGTGGATGAACAGGATTTGATTTTGAATTTTGAATTAAAGGAAGACAAAAATGAATTGAACGAAGTAGTAGTGTCCGGAACTTTAAAACCTGTAAAACGATTGGAAAGTGCTGTACCCGTTGAGGTTTATTCGCCAGCTTTCTTCAAGAAAAATCCAACGCCAAGTATCTATGATGCGCTTCAAAACATTAACGGGGTCCGGCCACAGCTCAACTGCGGAGTTTGTAACACAGGCGATATTCACATCAATGGTTTAGAAGGGCCATACACTTTAGTTTTGATTGACGGAATGCCAATTGTCAGCAGTCTTTCGACAGTGTATGGATTATCCGGAATTCCAAATTCGCTGGTAGAACGAATTGAAATCGTAAAAGGTCCGGCATCTTCTCTGTATGGAAGTGAAGCTGTTGGCGGACTAATTAATATTATAACCAAAAACCCAACAAATGCCCCGGTTTTTTCTGCGGATTATTTTACGACTTCTTATTTCGAAAGCAATCTCGATTTAGGAATGAAGTTCAATGCCGGAGAAAAAGCCATTTCAATTTTAGGAGTGAATTACTTCAATTACGATCAGATTATTGATAAAGACCATGATAATTTTACCGATGTAACGCTTTCAGAACGGATTTCGGTTTTTAATAAATGGAGTTTTCAGCGAAATAATAATAGGTTATTTACCATCGCAGCACGCGGAATGTATGAAGATCGCTGGGGTGGGGATGCTCGCTGGGAGAAGAAATTCCGCGGAGGTGACGAAATTTACGGTGAAAGTATTTATACGAAGCGCGGAGAATTGATAGGAAGTTATGAATTGCCGTTTGAAGAAAAACTAATGCTTTCGTTCTCAGGAAACGTACATTATCAGGACAGCCGTTACGGAACAACATCGTATATCGCGAACCAGAAAATTGGTTTTTTGCAATTAACGTGGGATAAAAAATTAGGACGTAACGATTTACTTGCTGGAATTGCAGGCCGTTACACTTATTACGACGATAATACTCCTGCAACAAAAGAAGCTGAAAACACCTGGCTTCCCGGAGTTTTTGTTCAGGATGAAATTACGTTTTCTCCAAAAAGTCAGGTTTTGCTTGGCATGCGTTACGATTATAATTCTATCCATGGTTCAATTTTGACACCAAGGATAGCCTATCGATTTAAAGCCAATGAGAATACAATTTTCAGGTTAAATGCCGGAACAGGTTTTAGGGTTGTAAATTTATTTACTGAAGATCATGCAGCATTAACGGGTTCACGGGATGTTGTGATTGCGAATAATCTGAATCCGGAGCAATCTGTAAATGTAAATTTCAACTATATTCAGAAAATTAATTTTGACAACGGAACTTTTATGGGGATCGAAACAACTGCTTTTTATACCAGATTCAGCAATAAAATTATTTCAGACTACGAAAGTGATCCAAACAAAATCATTTACGACAATATCGATGGTTATGCATTGAGCCAGGGAATAAGTACCAATATCGATCTTAATTTTCCATCGGGATTAAAGTTTATTGTTGGAGCAACGCTTTTGGATAACAAAAATGTAGAAAACGGAATCTCTGAAACGCCTTTTTTAACAGAGAAATTTACAGGAACCTGGAGTGTTTCGTATAAAATCCAGCCGTGGAATCTGTCCTTAGACTATACAGGAAATTTATACAGTCCAATGAAATTGCCTTTGTTGAGTGAAAATGATCCAAGAAGTCCGAAATCGCCTTGGTACAGCATTCAGAATATTCAGTTCACTTTTTCAGGATGGAAGAATTTTGAAATATACGGCGGAATCAAGAATCTTTTGAATTTTACACCAAAGCAAAAGAATCCGTTTTTGATTTCGAGAACAAATGATCCATTTGATAAAAATGTGCAATATGATTCAGACGGAAAAGTATTGGTAACAGCAGATAATCCGTACGGTTTGACATTTGATACAACTTATGTTTACGGACAAAACCAGACTATTAGAGGATTTTGGGGATTGCGATATACGTTTAGGTAA
- the hemH gene encoding ferrochelatase produces the protein MKGVLLVNLGSPESPTPKDVKPYLDEFLMDKYVIDVPYLLRALLVRGIILRKRPEESAHAYAKIWWEEGSPLVVLSERMQKKVQPLVNVPVSLAMRYGSMTIEKGLQELSDKGVTDVMLFPLYPQYAMASTLTILVKAEEIRKKKFPHMKFTDVPAFYNKPDYIQNLADSIQKHLVGFEYDHLLFSYHGIPERHIRKTDVTKSHCKIDGSCCNTPSPAHEFCYRHQCYETTKQVVKLLGLPEDKYSLTFQSRLAGDKWLEPYTDVEIDNMPAKGIKKLAVVTPAFVSDCLETLEEIAMRAKEDFEANGGEEFLAVPCLNDDDEWCQTVSNWINDWAK, from the coding sequence ATGAAAGGCGTATTATTAGTAAACTTAGGTTCTCCGGAAAGTCCAACACCAAAAGATGTAAAACCGTATTTAGATGAATTTTTAATGGATAAATACGTAATCGATGTTCCGTATTTATTAAGAGCATTATTGGTTCGAGGCATTATTTTAAGAAAAAGACCGGAAGAATCGGCACATGCTTACGCGAAAATCTGGTGGGAAGAAGGTTCTCCGTTAGTAGTTCTTTCAGAAAGAATGCAAAAGAAAGTACAGCCTTTAGTGAATGTTCCGGTTTCGCTTGCAATGCGTTACGGAAGCATGACCATCGAAAAAGGACTTCAGGAATTAAGCGATAAAGGGGTTACAGATGTAATGCTTTTTCCATTGTACCCGCAATATGCAATGGCTTCGACTTTGACAATTTTGGTTAAAGCAGAAGAAATTCGCAAGAAGAAATTCCCTCACATGAAATTTACCGATGTTCCGGCATTTTACAACAAACCGGATTACATCCAAAACTTAGCAGATTCAATCCAGAAACACTTAGTTGGATTTGAATACGATCATTTATTATTTTCGTATCATGGAATTCCAGAACGTCATATCCGAAAAACCGATGTAACTAAATCACATTGCAAAATCGATGGTTCCTGCTGCAACACGCCATCTCCGGCACATGAATTCTGTTACCGTCACCAATGTTATGAAACGACAAAACAGGTTGTAAAACTATTAGGTCTTCCAGAAGATAAATACAGTCTGACTTTCCAATCCCGTTTAGCGGGTGATAAATGGTTAGAGCCTTATACGGATGTTGAAATTGACAATATGCCTGCAAAAGGAATCAAGAAATTAGCGGTTGTAACACCAGCATTCGTTTCAGATTGTTTAGAAACTCTGGAAGAAATCGCCATGCGCGCCAAAGAAGATTTTGAAGCAAACGGAGGAGAAGAGTTTTTGGCAGTTCCGTGTCTAAATGACGACGATGAGTGGTGCCAAACGGTTTCAAACTGGATTAACGATTGGGCAAAATAA
- a CDS encoding CopD family protein, whose protein sequence is MEYYNYLKSLHIIFVLTWFVGLFNIVRLFVYQIEANDKPSPEKEILQAQFKIMSYRLWYIITWPSAVLASIFAFWMLFFTDLGNAWLKMPWMHIKLGFVFLLYLYHLKCHQIFRQLQRDEVKYSGNSMRLFNEGATIILFAVVFLVVLKSAFNWIFGVIGIILFSMLLMLGFRFYKRIREKK, encoded by the coding sequence ATGGAATACTACAATTATCTAAAATCACTACACATTATCTTCGTACTAACCTGGTTTGTAGGATTGTTTAATATTGTGCGTTTATTTGTATATCAAATAGAAGCAAATGATAAGCCATCTCCCGAAAAAGAAATTCTACAGGCGCAATTTAAAATAATGAGTTATCGCCTTTGGTACATTATTACATGGCCATCAGCGGTTTTGGCGAGTATTTTTGCTTTTTGGATGCTGTTTTTCACAGATTTAGGAAATGCGTGGCTCAAAATGCCCTGGATGCACATCAAATTAGGTTTCGTCTTTCTATTGTATCTATATCATTTAAAGTGTCATCAAATTTTCAGGCAATTGCAAAGAGATGAGGTGAAATATTCAGGAAACTCTATGCGTTTGTTTAATGAAGGTGCAACGATTATTTTGTTTGCCGTTGTTTTTTTAGTAGTTTTAAAAAGTGCTTTCAACTGGATTTTCGGTGTAATCGGAATTATTTTATTCTCCATGTTGCTTATGCTTGGATTCCGCTTTTATAAGAGAATTAGAGAGAAGAAATAG
- a CDS encoding Fur family transcriptional regulator codes for MKTTRNTTAKTAVLEIFGKSKTALSHTEIYKQIEEVCDRVTVYRILDRLVNDDIVHKIVDLDGTVKYAKCHHQAQRVHIHNHAHFSCEKCLEITCLENVKPSYIMPHNYKVNDINFTLSGLCPNCLNSNI; via the coding sequence ATGAAAACAACACGCAATACCACAGCAAAGACGGCGGTTTTAGAGATTTTTGGTAAATCAAAAACAGCGCTTTCACATACAGAAATTTACAAACAGATTGAAGAAGTTTGTGATCGTGTCACTGTTTACAGGATATTAGATCGTCTCGTAAATGATGATATTGTACATAAAATAGTTGACCTTGATGGTACCGTAAAATATGCAAAATGTCATCATCAGGCACAGCGTGTACATATACATAACCATGCACATTTTAGCTGTGAAAAATGCCTTGAAATCACCTGCCTTGAAAATGTGAAACCAAGTTATATTATGCCTCACAATTATAAAGTCAATGATATAAATTTTACCTTATCAGGTTTATGCCCCAATTGTTTAAATTCTAACATTTAA